A single genomic interval of Roseomonas aeriglobus harbors:
- a CDS encoding ComF family protein, giving the protein MRTALSTLVSLALPPRCPGCAAVVAADHRFCAACWSDLTFLGPPWCAGCARPFEHDRGPAALCGTCLADPPKHDGARAAVAYGPVARALALRLKYGRRTGFAQTAARLMLRVMPDEVDLLVSVPLHPWRLWGRGYNQAALIADALARMSGVPARHDLLRRTKATPSLRGLGRRARAKAVRGAIAVDGPLAGASVVLVDDIFTSGATASACAAALKRAGAARVVILCWARVIEDADDA; this is encoded by the coding sequence GTGCGCACCGCCCTGTCCACCCTCGTCTCGCTCGCGCTGCCGCCGCGCTGTCCGGGCTGCGCGGCCGTGGTGGCGGCGGATCACCGCTTCTGCGCGGCATGCTGGTCGGACCTGACCTTTCTCGGGCCGCCCTGGTGCGCGGGCTGCGCGCGTCCGTTCGAACATGATCGCGGGCCCGCCGCCCTGTGCGGCACGTGCCTGGCCGATCCGCCGAAGCATGATGGCGCGCGTGCCGCCGTCGCCTACGGCCCGGTGGCCAGGGCGCTGGCGCTGCGGCTGAAATACGGACGCCGCACGGGTTTTGCGCAAACGGCGGCACGACTGATGCTGCGCGTGATGCCCGACGAGGTCGACCTGCTCGTGTCCGTGCCGCTGCACCCCTGGCGACTATGGGGGCGGGGGTACAATCAGGCTGCACTGATTGCCGACGCTTTGGCACGAATGTCGGGCGTCCCGGCCCGGCATGACCTGTTGCGCCGGACGAAGGCCACGCCATCACTCCGCGGCCTTGGCCGGCGGGCGCGGGCAAAGGCCGTCCGCGGCGCCATTGCGGTCGATGGCCCGCTGGCGGGCGCCAGCGTTGTCCTCGTCGATGACATCTTCACGAGCGGCGCGACCGCCAGTGCCTGCGCGGCGGCACTGAAGCGGGCCGGGGCCGCGCGGGTGGTCATCCTGTGCTGGGCGCGCGTGATCGAGGATGCCGACGACGCGTAA
- the grxC gene encoding glutaredoxin 3 — protein sequence MARVEIYTKAFCPYCSRAMRLLDSKGVAPEEYDITMGGPKRAEIIERANGRTTVPQVFIDGRHIGGSDDLAALDHEGKLDPLLEA from the coding sequence ATGGCACGGGTTGAAATCTACACGAAGGCTTTCTGCCCCTATTGCTCCCGCGCGATGCGCCTGCTCGACAGCAAGGGCGTCGCGCCGGAAGAATATGACATCACCATGGGCGGACCGAAGCGTGCCGAGATAATCGAGCGCGCGAACGGCCGCACGACGGTGCCGCAGGTCTTCATCGACGGCCGTCACATCGGCGGATCGGACGATCTGGCGGCGCTGGACCACGAAGGCAAGCTCGACCCGCTGCTGGAGGCATGA
- a CDS encoding carbon-nitrogen hydrolase family protein — protein sequence MRAALLQMTSGIDPRDNAATLTDAIAHARGEGAVMLFTPEMSNILDRDRARAAQSIVTEDDDPVLADVRDAAAKAGLWVHLGSLAVRGDDGRYANRGFVIDASGAIRARYDKLHLFDVDLPTGESWRESASYAPGERAVVVDTPLGRLGLAICYDLRFPDLFRALSDAGATIFAIPAAFTVPTGAAHWHVLMRARAIEAGAYVIAAAQAGTHSDGRATYGHSLGVDPWGEVLCDLGPEPALGFVEIDPARVADVRARIPVLTHRRAIPRVEVIA from the coding sequence ATGAGGGCCGCCCTCCTCCAGATGACGAGCGGGATCGACCCGCGCGACAATGCCGCGACGCTGACCGACGCGATCGCCCACGCCCGGGGCGAGGGCGCTGTGATGCTGTTCACGCCGGAGATGTCGAATATTCTCGATCGCGACCGGGCACGCGCGGCGCAGTCGATCGTGACCGAAGACGATGATCCGGTTCTGGCCGACGTCCGCGATGCCGCGGCCAAGGCGGGGCTGTGGGTGCATCTAGGCTCGCTGGCGGTGCGGGGCGACGACGGGCGCTATGCCAATCGCGGCTTCGTCATCGATGCGAGCGGCGCGATCCGCGCGCGCTATGACAAGCTTCACCTGTTCGACGTCGACCTGCCAACCGGGGAGAGTTGGCGCGAATCGGCCAGCTATGCGCCGGGCGAGCGCGCCGTCGTCGTCGACACCCCCCTTGGCCGGTTGGGCCTCGCGATCTGCTACGACCTGCGTTTCCCCGACCTGTTTCGCGCGCTGAGCGATGCCGGCGCGACGATCTTCGCGATTCCTGCCGCCTTCACCGTGCCGACCGGCGCTGCGCATTGGCACGTGCTGATGCGCGCGCGGGCGATCGAGGCCGGCGCCTATGTGATCGCTGCAGCCCAGGCGGGGACGCATTCGGACGGTCGCGCGACCTATGGTCATTCGCTGGGCGTCGATCCCTGGGGCGAGGTGCTGTGCGATCTCGGTCCCGAACCGGCGTTGGGCTTTGTCGAGATCGATCCGGCGCGCGTTGCCGACGTTCGGGCGCGCATACCGGTCCTGACCCACCGGCGGGCGATCCCGCGGGTCGAGGTGATCGCGTGA
- a CDS encoding DUF1178 family protein gives MILFDLKCGGGHVFEAWFKSSASYDEQRSGGLIACPVCGDGMVGKAVMAPNVAAKGNRRETSAPDALKAALAAIASAQAEAIKDSTWVGTAFADTARAMYTGEKPVTAIHGHATREEAKALVEDGVPVAPLLVPVVPPEVLN, from the coding sequence GTGATCCTGTTCGACCTGAAATGCGGCGGCGGCCATGTGTTCGAAGCCTGGTTCAAATCGAGCGCCAGCTACGACGAGCAACGTAGCGGCGGTCTGATCGCGTGCCCGGTGTGCGGCGACGGCATGGTCGGCAAGGCTGTGATGGCGCCGAACGTCGCAGCCAAGGGCAATCGGCGCGAGACGTCCGCCCCTGACGCGCTCAAGGCCGCGCTTGCCGCCATCGCCAGCGCGCAAGCCGAGGCGATCAAGGATTCGACCTGGGTCGGCACCGCCTTCGCCGACACCGCGCGGGCGATGTATACGGGGGAAAAGCCGGTGACCGCCATTCACGGCCATGCGACGCGCGAAGAAGCGAAGGCGCTGGTCGAAGACGGTGTGCCCGTCGCGCCCCTGCTGGTGCCGGTGGTCCCGCCCGAGGTGCTGAACTGA
- a CDS encoding SapC family protein — protein sequence MASAPEAAALPLFYNDLVPLSSETHADWRVKPAQAAPFLANQHAVPVTVEEFPLVARHMPVVFAVGDDPVPLALMGLNEGVNVFIDADGKLTNDDVYVPAYIRRYPYLLARLTPDANELSLCFDPSSETIGAFEDGEKLFENGQPTELTKAILAFAEQFEQAGQKTAQFVRELKEYDLLIDGEVSIQPEGAAQPFVYRGFQMVDEKKLSELRGDQLRKMAQSGMLPLVYAHLFSLSLMRDVFGKQMASGRAPQQPSAIEMPANG from the coding sequence ATGGCCTCTGCGCCTGAAGCCGCAGCGCTCCCGCTCTTCTACAACGACCTGGTCCCGCTTTCGAGCGAGACGCACGCCGACTGGCGCGTGAAGCCTGCGCAGGCCGCTCCCTTCCTCGCCAACCAGCATGCCGTGCCGGTCACGGTCGAGGAATTTCCGCTGGTGGCGCGCCACATGCCGGTCGTGTTCGCGGTTGGTGACGATCCCGTGCCGCTCGCGCTGATGGGCCTGAACGAAGGCGTCAACGTCTTCATCGACGCCGACGGCAAGCTGACCAACGACGACGTGTACGTCCCGGCCTATATCCGCCGCTATCCGTACCTGCTCGCCCGCCTGACCCCGGACGCCAATGAACTGAGCCTGTGCTTCGATCCGTCGTCGGAGACGATCGGCGCGTTCGAAGACGGCGAAAAGCTGTTCGAGAACGGCCAGCCGACCGAACTGACCAAGGCGATCCTCGCGTTCGCCGAGCAGTTCGAGCAGGCCGGTCAGAAGACCGCTCAGTTCGTTCGCGAGCTGAAGGAATATGACCTGCTGATCGACGGCGAAGTCTCGATCCAGCCGGAAGGCGCAGCACAGCCGTTCGTTTATCGCGGCTTCCAGATGGTTGACGAGAAGAAGCTGAGCGAACTTCGCGGCGACCAGCTGCGCAAGATGGCGCAGTCGGGGATGCTGCCGCTGGTCTATGCGCACCTCTTCTCGCTCAGCCTGATGCGCGACGTCTTCGGCAAGCAGATGGCCTCGGGCCGCGCCCCGCAGCAGCCGAGCGCGATCGAAATGCCGGCCAACGGCTGA
- a CDS encoding TolC family protein encodes MNLRFRCLSGASISTCLAVLLPAIAAAQTTAPSNSLIVDPQQGATPRPIAPIPVPSAPPTTLTPVIPSTSSPTTAPVQGPPALQLQPVRGTPPETASDGQPVLRGRDGGLPAPSANPLALDPKTDPILRLAIASADPNAFRDAIRGVVARNPSAKEAEARTDEAEAVRNEARASQYPVIDMSLSHFRVLDRAFSNDPQNVLERSRPAYRTDAIARAQQSVIDFGTARNRIAAGNSRIEASVAAADDASTQIALRGIASWYQVFGYRALVSLSTAFVESQTQLRGAIEQRVKQGYAAPGDVAQVESYIAAAEAQLANYRRNLASAEASYQALTGAPAPVGFGRAPTADVAAVTKERAQLDAETIPVVRYAKLTAEAARYDVKTAKSNALPGVTVGIDAGRYGVLETDKDFDIRGTVTFAQRLGGGAVQRISASEARARGAQAAYDRIRQDAVRDAAIAWADVQALEQSEAAIRDNYLATRQSRDVLAERFRVSRGTLFDLLGAEANYFNVAARYVETVTELDIARYSLLARRGKLLDAFGIEPARLDR; translated from the coding sequence TTGAATTTGCGGTTCCGGTGCCTTTCGGGCGCCTCCATTTCCACGTGCCTTGCCGTCCTCCTGCCCGCCATCGCGGCGGCGCAGACGACCGCACCGTCGAATTCGCTGATCGTCGATCCGCAGCAGGGGGCGACGCCACGTCCGATTGCGCCCATTCCGGTGCCGTCAGCCCCGCCAACGACGCTGACCCCGGTCATCCCATCGACGTCGTCGCCGACGACTGCCCCTGTGCAGGGGCCGCCGGCGCTGCAGCTGCAGCCGGTCCGCGGTACCCCGCCGGAGACGGCGAGCGACGGCCAGCCGGTTCTGCGCGGGCGCGACGGCGGGCTTCCGGCGCCGTCGGCCAATCCGCTCGCGCTCGACCCCAAGACCGATCCGATCCTGCGCCTGGCGATCGCGTCAGCCGATCCCAACGCCTTCCGCGACGCGATTCGCGGTGTCGTTGCGCGCAATCCCAGTGCCAAGGAAGCCGAAGCTCGCACCGACGAGGCGGAGGCCGTCCGCAACGAAGCGCGCGCAAGCCAATATCCCGTCATCGACATGTCGCTGTCGCACTTCCGCGTGCTCGACCGCGCCTTTTCGAACGATCCGCAGAACGTGCTCGAACGGTCGCGTCCCGCCTATCGGACCGACGCCATTGCGCGTGCGCAGCAGTCGGTCATCGATTTCGGCACCGCGCGCAACCGCATCGCCGCCGGCAACAGCCGGATCGAGGCGTCGGTCGCCGCGGCCGACGATGCATCGACGCAGATCGCGTTGCGCGGGATCGCATCGTGGTATCAGGTCTTCGGCTACCGCGCGCTGGTGTCGCTCAGCACCGCCTTCGTCGAAAGCCAGACGCAATTGCGCGGCGCGATCGAACAGCGGGTGAAGCAGGGCTATGCCGCGCCCGGCGATGTCGCACAGGTCGAAAGCTACATTGCCGCCGCCGAGGCGCAGCTTGCGAATTACCGCCGGAATTTGGCGAGTGCGGAGGCATCGTACCAGGCGCTGACCGGTGCCCCCGCCCCGGTCGGTTTCGGGCGTGCCCCGACCGCCGATGTTGCGGCCGTTACCAAGGAGCGGGCGCAGCTCGATGCCGAGACGATCCCGGTTGTCCGCTACGCCAAGCTGACGGCCGAGGCCGCGCGCTATGACGTCAAGACGGCGAAGTCGAACGCGCTGCCCGGCGTCACGGTAGGGATCGACGCCGGCCGCTACGGCGTGCTCGAAACCGACAAGGACTTCGACATTCGTGGTACCGTGACCTTTGCCCAGCGCCTGGGCGGCGGCGCGGTACAGCGGATCAGCGCCAGCGAAGCGCGCGCGCGGGGCGCACAGGCCGCCTACGACCGCATCCGCCAGGACGCAGTGCGCGACGCCGCCATCGCCTGGGCCGACGTTCAGGCGCTCGAGCAGAGCGAAGCGGCCATTCGCGACAATTATCTTGCCACGCGCCAGTCCCGCGACGTCCTTGCCGAACGCTTCCGCGTCTCGCGCGGCACGTTGTTCGACCTGCTGGGGGCCGAGGCCAATTATTTCAATGTCGCCGCTCGTTACGTCGAGACGGTGACCGAACTGGATATCGCGCGCTACTCGCTGCTGGCGCGTCGGGGGAAATTGCTCGATGCTTTCGGTATCGAGCCTGCGCGATTGGATCGTTGA
- a CDS encoding type I secretion system permease/ATPase produces the protein MANNLKPHGGEHALAEIRPPRFAAWLAEPMLRNKSVYIKVALAAAMINLFGLVVSLFTMTVYDRVVPNMALDSLTALTIGIAIVLVFDFALRILRAYFVDIAGADIDREVGGNVFDRLMRIRLDMKRGSTGALAGMMRELETLRDFFASASMTALVDVPFIIVTLVFIAIIGGWLVLVPLLVVPLIVGAGYFTRPALDRLSARSMNEGLLKQSVLVESIGSLEMVKTSNAAPLLRRRWLKAIDEHADSSLRARLVSNVAITIASSGNSIAYIGVVVAGVFMIADRDLTTGGLVACSILSGRAVQPLATIAQLLSRLSATRTAYAQLNGMMQAPSEGPIGSAGLQPARLSGKIEFRNVAFKYPGAPERTLDGISFTVEPGQKVALLGRVGSGKSTLLRLLVGLYEPEEGVILLDGTDTRQFDPIALRNQIGMAIQEPVLLSGSVRENILLDRPGFGDEEMLRVSKLSGSHSFMGQITNGYDLKLADRGEGLSGGQRQSITIARALVGNPPILLFDEPTSSMDAQTENGLIDRLAEEMKGRTMILVSHRNALLRLVDRIIIVEAGKIAHDGPRDQVLAALQRPRAAA, from the coding sequence ATGGCTAACAACTTGAAACCGCATGGCGGCGAACACGCGCTCGCCGAAATCCGCCCGCCGCGCTTCGCCGCGTGGCTGGCCGAACCGATGCTGCGCAACAAGAGCGTCTACATCAAGGTCGCGCTGGCGGCGGCGATGATCAACCTGTTCGGGCTGGTCGTGTCGTTGTTCACCATGACCGTGTACGACCGCGTCGTGCCGAACATGGCGCTGGATTCGCTGACCGCGCTGACGATCGGCATCGCCATCGTCCTCGTCTTCGACTTCGCGCTGCGCATCCTGCGCGCCTATTTCGTCGACATCGCGGGCGCGGACATCGACCGCGAAGTCGGTGGCAACGTGTTCGACCGACTGATGCGCATTCGCCTGGATATGAAGCGTGGATCGACCGGCGCGCTGGCGGGCATGATGCGCGAGCTGGAAACGCTGCGCGATTTCTTCGCTTCCGCCTCAATGACGGCGTTGGTCGACGTGCCGTTCATCATCGTCACGCTGGTCTTCATCGCGATCATCGGCGGCTGGCTGGTCCTGGTGCCGCTGCTGGTCGTGCCGCTGATCGTCGGGGCGGGGTACTTTACCCGGCCGGCGCTCGACCGTCTGTCGGCGCGATCGATGAACGAAGGGCTGTTGAAGCAGTCGGTCCTGGTCGAATCGATCGGCAGCCTGGAAATGGTCAAGACGTCGAACGCCGCGCCGCTGTTGCGCCGTCGCTGGCTGAAGGCGATCGACGAACATGCCGACAGCTCGCTTCGCGCGCGGCTCGTGTCCAACGTTGCGATCACGATCGCGTCGTCGGGCAATTCGATCGCCTATATCGGCGTGGTCGTCGCGGGCGTGTTCATGATCGCCGATCGCGACCTGACGACGGGTGGACTGGTCGCCTGCTCGATTCTGTCGGGCCGCGCGGTGCAGCCGCTTGCGACGATCGCGCAACTTCTGTCGCGCCTGTCGGCGACGCGGACCGCCTATGCGCAGCTGAACGGAATGATGCAGGCGCCGTCGGAAGGGCCGATCGGCAGCGCCGGCCTGCAGCCCGCGCGCCTGTCGGGCAAGATCGAGTTTCGCAACGTCGCCTTCAAATATCCGGGGGCGCCGGAGCGCACGCTCGACGGGATCAGCTTCACGGTCGAGCCGGGTCAGAAGGTCGCACTGCTCGGCCGAGTCGGTTCGGGCAAGTCGACTCTGCTGCGCTTGCTCGTCGGCCTCTACGAGCCCGAAGAGGGCGTCATCCTGCTCGACGGCACCGACACGCGCCAGTTCGATCCGATCGCGCTGCGCAACCAGATCGGCATGGCCATTCAGGAACCGGTGTTGCTGTCAGGGTCGGTGCGCGAGAACATCCTGCTCGATCGGCCGGGCTTCGGCGACGAGGAGATGCTGCGGGTTTCCAAGCTGTCGGGAAGCCATAGCTTCATGGGCCAGATCACCAACGGCTACGACCTGAAGCTGGCCGATCGCGGCGAGGGGCTGTCGGGTGGCCAGCGCCAGTCGATCACGATCGCTCGCGCGCTGGTCGGCAACCCGCCGATCTTGCTGTTCGACGAACCGACGAGTTCGATGGACGCGCAAACCGAAAACGGCCTGATCGATCGGCTGGCGGAGGAGATGAAGGGACGGACGATGATTCTCGTCTCGCACCGCAATGCGTTGCTGCGCCTGGTCGACCGCATCATCATCGTCGAGGCCGGCAAGATCGCGCACGATGGCCCGCGCGACCAAGTGCTCGCTGCCCTGCAGCGCCCACGCGCCGCCGCCTGA